From Streptomyces sp. CMB-StM0423, a single genomic window includes:
- a CDS encoding alanine racemase: protein MHVACCATNLLEGFMASLAELAEERVDHRFKGLPPDAAGLTVGELAAERRSLFTGGFTTPVLALSAPALAHNLGALARFAAAHGLAFAPHGKTTMAPQLFDRQLGHGAWGITVAVPHQVRVARAFGVRRIFLANELVDAAALRWLAAELAADPDFRLVCYVDSVRGVELMDAALRAAGATRPVEVTVELGGGPDARTGARTEADCRAVAEAAARAGTLRLVGVAGYEAEAPGADAAVVRGWMARLLGLAAEFDAAGLFADTGEIVVSAGGSAWFDAVADGFAAVPELSRPVLKLLRSGAYISHDDGHYTRVTPFNRVPGEGSLTPAFRLWTQVVSRPEPGQAFVNAGKRDAAYDLDLPVPAAVRRFDAAGGAGAERAATGITVRKLSDQHAWLDVAPDGVELEVGDWVALAMSHPCTIFDKWQLIPLVEEDGTVTEYVRTFF, encoded by the coding sequence ATGCACGTTGCGTGTTGCGCAACCAACCTGCTGGAGGGCTTCATGGCGTCGCTCGCCGAGCTGGCAGAAGAACGCGTTGACCACCGCTTCAAGGGCCTGCCGCCCGACGCGGCCGGGCTCACCGTCGGCGAGCTGGCCGCCGAGCGCCGCTCGCTCTTCACCGGCGGCTTCACCACCCCGGTGCTCGCGCTCTCCGCGCCCGCGCTGGCGCACAACCTCGGCGCGCTCGCCCGCTTCGCCGCCGCCCACGGGCTGGCCTTCGCGCCGCACGGCAAGACGACGATGGCGCCGCAACTCTTCGACCGCCAGCTCGGCCACGGCGCCTGGGGCATCACGGTCGCGGTCCCCCACCAGGTGCGGGTGGCGCGCGCGTTCGGCGTCCGGCGGATCTTCCTCGCCAACGAACTGGTCGACGCGGCCGCGCTGCGCTGGCTCGCCGCCGAGCTGGCCGCGGACCCGGACTTCCGGCTGGTCTGCTACGTCGACTCGGTGCGCGGCGTCGAGCTGATGGACGCGGCGCTGCGGGCGGCCGGGGCCACCCGGCCCGTGGAGGTCACGGTCGAGCTGGGCGGGGGGCCTGACGCGCGCACCGGGGCGCGTACGGAGGCCGACTGCCGCGCGGTCGCCGAGGCGGCGGCGCGGGCGGGGACGCTGCGGCTGGTCGGGGTCGCCGGGTACGAGGCGGAGGCGCCGGGCGCGGACGCGGCGGTGGTACGGGGCTGGATGGCGCGGCTGCTGGGTCTTGCGGCGGAGTTCGACGCCGCGGGGCTCTTCGCGGACACCGGCGAGATCGTGGTCAGCGCCGGGGGCAGCGCGTGGTTCGACGCCGTCGCGGACGGCTTCGCGGCGGTGCCGGAGCTGTCCCGGCCGGTGCTCAAGCTGCTGCGCTCGGGCGCGTACATCAGCCACGACGACGGGCACTACACCCGGGTGACGCCGTTCAACCGGGTGCCGGGCGAGGGGTCGCTGACGCCGGCGTTCCGGCTGTGGACGCAGGTGGTCTCGCGGCCGGAGCCGGGGCAGGCGTTCGTCAACGCCGGGAAGCGGGACGCCGCGTACGACCTGGACCTGCCGGTGCCGGCGGCGGTGCGCAGATTCGACGCGGCCGGCGGGGCGGGCGCGGAGCGGGCGGCGACGGGCATCACCGTACGCAAGCTCTCCGACCAGCACGCCTGGCTGGACGTGGCGCCCGACGGCGTGGAGCTGGAGGTCGGGGACTGGGTGGCGCTGGCGATGTCGCACCCGTGCACGATCTTCGACAAGTGGCAGCTCATCCCGCTGGTGGAGGAGGACGGTACCGTCACGGAGTACGTACGGACCTTCTTCTGA
- a CDS encoding P-loop NTPase fold protein: MAAQPPTGTPTFASLGAGTLALVNDEPVAAPGDDILGTGLAAAQLARLLHASRASTPFTLAVDAGWGMGKSSLMRLVDARLRAEPDVETVWYNAWTSTGADALEGLVKSVLVRFERRTLKRALARISRARAVTRGVRAVTTALGGALGAAGLVDELWTSWDAGPEARNGMREEIDRMAREWAGNRPQRLLVVFIDDLDRCSEETVLAVCEALKIYLDVPGLVFVVGCDRSALGPSGLLRDLSPAGSAFMEKIFQTSYRIPVADNDGVGRYVEWCARTAGIEGMLDEALKKLLVERSGRNPRRIKRLVNGFVLEATLNPVWSGFRPEAVIRTLLLQYFYPEFYRMMTGASGAPGGDVVQEFTAYRRVRRTLLSSVPPEAQALSPEFASAAEAGAFFEQYELSAPETRGESEHALEQMERRLPVGFPEHADDQGFTSLLGDLLRVPDAERLLVLLREGAPVPVEGTGQAQPPVGLPYVAGRDMAIGPWGASAGGGPYETASHGHHQPFPVPSRPVPSQQAYPQPGYAYPQGGSQPQPAYASPLPPRGDIDLGRPLPSSLALEGLRILWVDDHPENNTAHVRRLRSLGARIALARDRQEAEQELAVLPFDLLISDITRGGQQSAGLDDLRAWRTSGRYGGRAVFLSSRVTPEREEIAAGLDARIFNSGDALLGYAMELAASLSALRVPAPSATEPSAPEPSAPEPAAAEPSAPAPRSSDAPPG, translated from the coding sequence ATGGCGGCCCAACCCCCCACCGGCACACCGACGTTCGCCTCCCTCGGGGCCGGCACGCTCGCCCTGGTCAACGACGAGCCCGTGGCCGCCCCCGGCGACGACATCCTGGGCACCGGCCTGGCCGCCGCGCAGCTCGCCCGGCTCCTGCACGCCTCCCGCGCGTCGACGCCGTTCACCCTCGCCGTGGACGCCGGCTGGGGGATGGGCAAGTCCAGCCTGATGCGGCTGGTCGACGCCAGGCTGCGGGCCGAGCCGGACGTGGAGACGGTCTGGTACAACGCCTGGACCTCCACCGGCGCCGATGCCCTCGAAGGGCTCGTGAAGTCGGTGCTCGTCCGCTTCGAGCGGCGCACGCTCAAGCGCGCGCTGGCGCGGATCTCCCGGGCGCGCGCGGTGACGCGCGGCGTACGCGCCGTCACCACAGCGCTCGGCGGGGCGCTCGGCGCCGCCGGACTGGTCGACGAGCTGTGGACGAGCTGGGACGCGGGCCCCGAGGCGCGCAACGGGATGCGCGAGGAGATCGACCGCATGGCCCGCGAGTGGGCCGGGAACCGGCCGCAGCGGCTGCTGGTCGTCTTCATCGACGACCTCGACCGCTGCTCCGAGGAGACGGTCCTCGCCGTCTGCGAGGCCCTGAAGATCTACCTCGACGTGCCGGGGCTCGTCTTCGTCGTCGGCTGCGACCGCTCCGCGCTCGGCCCCAGCGGGCTGCTGCGCGACCTGTCGCCCGCGGGGTCCGCGTTCATGGAGAAGATCTTCCAGACCAGCTACCGCATCCCCGTCGCGGACAACGACGGCGTCGGCCGCTACGTCGAGTGGTGCGCCCGCACCGCCGGCATCGAGGGCATGCTCGACGAGGCGCTGAAGAAGCTGCTGGTCGAGCGGTCGGGGCGGAATCCGCGGCGGATCAAGCGGCTGGTCAACGGCTTCGTGCTGGAGGCCACGCTGAACCCGGTGTGGTCCGGGTTCCGCCCCGAGGCGGTCATCAGGACGCTGCTGCTCCAGTACTTCTATCCGGAGTTCTACCGGATGATGACGGGCGCGTCCGGCGCCCCGGGCGGTGACGTGGTGCAGGAGTTCACGGCCTACCGCCGGGTACGCCGCACGCTGCTGTCGTCGGTGCCGCCGGAGGCGCAGGCGCTGTCGCCGGAGTTCGCCTCGGCCGCGGAGGCCGGCGCGTTCTTCGAGCAGTACGAGTTGTCCGCGCCCGAGACCCGGGGGGAGTCGGAGCACGCGCTGGAGCAGATGGAGCGGCGGCTGCCGGTCGGCTTCCCCGAGCACGCGGACGACCAGGGGTTCACGTCCCTGCTCGGCGACCTGCTGCGGGTGCCCGACGCAGAGCGGCTGCTCGTGCTGCTGCGCGAGGGGGCACCGGTGCCGGTGGAGGGGACGGGCCAGGCGCAGCCGCCGGTCGGGCTCCCGTACGTCGCCGGGCGGGACATGGCGATCGGCCCCTGGGGGGCGTCCGCGGGCGGCGGACCGTACGAGACGGCCTCCCACGGCCACCACCAGCCGTTCCCGGTGCCCTCCCGGCCGGTTCCGAGCCAGCAGGCGTACCCGCAGCCGGGCTACGCGTACCCGCAGGGCGGGAGCCAGCCCCAGCCGGCCTACGCGAGCCCCCTCCCTCCGAGGGGCGACATCGACCTCGGCCGCCCGCTGCCGTCCTCCCTCGCGCTGGAGGGCCTGCGGATCCTGTGGGTCGACGACCATCCCGAGAACAACACGGCCCACGTCCGCCGGCTGCGCAGCCTCGGCGCCAGGATCGCCCTCGCGCGGGATCGCCAGGAGGCCGAGCAGGAGCTGGCCGTCCTCCCGTTCGACCTGCTGATCTCCGACATCACCCGCGGCGGCCAACAGTCGGCGGGCCTCGACGACCTGCGGGCCTGGCGCACCTCCGGGAGGTACGGCGGCCGCGCCGTATTCCTGTCCAGCCGGGTCACTCCCGAGCGCGAGGAGATCGCGGCCGGCCTGGACGCCCGGATCTTCAACAGCGGGGACGCTTTACTGGGCTACGCCATGGAGCTGGCCGCGTCCCTCAGCGCCCTCCGTGTCCCCGCGCCGTCCGCTACCGAACCGTCCGCCCCGGAGCCCTCCGCCCCGGAACCGGCCGCCGCCGAACCGTCCGCCCCGGCACCGCGGTCGTCCGACGCCCCTCCCGGATGA
- a CDS encoding N-acyl-D-amino-acid deacylase family protein yields the protein MELVIRGALVVDGSGAPGHRADVGLAEGRIAAIGPRLTGRTVLDAGGLVLAPGFVDMHAHSDLVLLRDPAHTAKAAQGVTLEVIGQDGLSYAPVDDRTLGELRRQIAGWNGGGPGDDAVVFDWRTVGEYLDRLDRGPDGDGLAVNAAYLVPQGTVRMLALGWEDRPAKDDELAHMKRLVAEGLEQGAVGMSSGLTYTPGMYAPTAELTELCRVVAAYGGYYCPHHRSYGAGALGAYAEMLGLARDAGCALHLAHATLNFDVNAGRAAELTALLDRALAEGVDVTLDTYPYLAGCTTLGALLPSWAAVGGPEAALARLRDADTAARIGHALDVEGSDGSHGVPMDWSTIEVSGVGDPALAHWVGRRLPDFAAARGLLLDDRLATTILQHVGHEENVRAIMAHPAHTGGSDGILHGAKPHPRAYGTFPHYLGHYVRELGVLPLEECVHHLTGRPAARLRLPDRGLVREGYVADLVLFDPATVAAGATYDEPRRGPVGVPYVLVGGEFVIREGRRTTAVPGRTVRRRPVPGRRAPGRTVR from the coding sequence ATGGAGCTGGTGATCCGCGGCGCCCTCGTCGTCGACGGCTCGGGGGCGCCGGGACACCGCGCCGACGTGGGGCTGGCCGAGGGCCGGATCGCGGCCATCGGCCCGCGGCTCACCGGCCGCACCGTCCTCGACGCCGGGGGCCTCGTCCTCGCCCCCGGCTTCGTCGACATGCACGCCCACTCCGACCTCGTCCTGCTGCGCGACCCCGCGCACACCGCCAAGGCCGCGCAGGGCGTGACGCTGGAGGTCATCGGCCAGGACGGGCTGTCGTACGCGCCCGTGGACGACCGCACCCTCGGCGAGCTGCGCCGCCAGATCGCCGGCTGGAACGGCGGCGGGCCGGGCGACGACGCAGTGGTGTTCGACTGGCGCACGGTAGGCGAGTACCTCGACCGCCTCGACCGCGGCCCCGACGGCGACGGGCTCGCCGTCAACGCCGCGTACCTCGTACCGCAGGGCACCGTGCGGATGCTGGCGCTGGGCTGGGAGGACCGGCCGGCCAAGGACGACGAGCTGGCGCACATGAAGCGGCTGGTCGCGGAGGGGCTTGAGCAGGGCGCGGTGGGGATGTCGTCGGGGCTGACGTACACGCCGGGGATGTACGCGCCGACCGCAGAGCTGACGGAGCTGTGCCGGGTCGTCGCCGCGTACGGCGGCTACTACTGCCCGCACCACCGCTCGTACGGCGCCGGTGCCCTCGGCGCGTACGCCGAGATGCTCGGCCTCGCCCGGGACGCCGGCTGCGCGCTGCACCTCGCGCACGCCACCCTCAACTTCGACGTCAACGCCGGCCGCGCCGCCGAGCTGACCGCCCTGCTGGACCGGGCGCTCGCCGAGGGCGTGGACGTCACCCTGGACACGTACCCGTACCTGGCCGGCTGCACCACGCTGGGCGCGCTGCTGCCGAGCTGGGCGGCGGTGGGCGGCCCGGAGGCGGCGCTCGCGCGGCTGCGGGACGCGGACACGGCGGCGCGGATCGGGCACGCGCTGGACGTGGAGGGCTCCGACGGGTCGCACGGGGTGCCGATGGACTGGTCGACGATCGAGGTCTCGGGCGTGGGCGATCCGGCGCTCGCGCACTGGGTCGGGCGGCGGCTGCCGGACTTCGCCGCGGCCCGCGGGCTGCTGCTGGACGACCGGCTGGCGACGACGATCCTCCAGCACGTGGGGCACGAGGAGAACGTCCGGGCGATCATGGCCCACCCGGCGCACACCGGCGGCAGCGACGGCATCCTGCACGGCGCGAAGCCGCACCCGCGGGCGTACGGCACCTTCCCGCACTACCTCGGGCACTACGTGCGCGAGCTGGGCGTGCTGCCCCTGGAGGAGTGCGTCCACCACCTCACCGGCCGCCCGGCGGCCCGGCTGCGGCTGCCGGACCGGGGCCTGGTGCGGGAGGGCTACGTGGCGGACCTGGTGCTGTTCGACCCGGCGACGGTGGCGGCGGGGGCGACGTACGACGAGCCGCGGCGGGGTCCGGTGGGGGTGCCGTACGTGCTGGTGGGCGGGGAGTTCGTCATCCGGGAGGGGCGTCGGACGACCGCGGTGCCGGGGCGGACGGTTCGGCGGCGGCCGGTTCCGGGGCGGAGGGCTCCGGGGCGGACGGTTCGGTAG
- a CDS encoding IclR family transcriptional regulator yields MSQSVGRALAILPMLAEGPAGLEQVATRLGVHKTTAMRLLRTLHEHGLVYRQDDQRYRLGARLFALAQAAAESLDVREIAHPHLVQLGELTGHTVHLAVYEDREVMYIDKVDSRYPVRMYSRIGRPVAITVAAVAKLLLADLPEPERRAVAERLEYPMYTPRSTPDAQALLAELAAVREQGWATDFGGHEESINCIGAPIRGADGRTAAACSLSAPNVVVTADELMTLLPQLRRTAAAISDDYSGRVPA; encoded by the coding sequence ATGAGCCAGTCGGTCGGCCGCGCGCTCGCGATCCTGCCCATGCTCGCCGAAGGACCCGCGGGCCTGGAACAGGTCGCCACCCGGCTCGGCGTGCACAAGACCACCGCGATGCGGCTGCTGCGGACCCTCCACGAGCACGGCCTGGTCTACCGCCAGGACGACCAGCGCTACCGCCTCGGCGCCCGGCTCTTCGCCCTCGCCCAGGCGGCGGCCGAGAGCCTGGACGTCCGCGAGATCGCCCACCCGCACCTGGTGCAGCTCGGCGAGCTCACCGGGCACACCGTGCACCTCGCGGTCTACGAGGACCGCGAGGTGATGTACATCGACAAGGTCGACAGCCGCTACCCGGTGCGGATGTACTCGCGCATCGGCCGGCCCGTCGCGATCACCGTCGCGGCCGTGGCCAAGCTGCTCCTCGCCGACCTGCCGGAGCCGGAGCGGCGCGCCGTCGCCGAGCGGCTCGAATACCCCATGTACACCCCCCGTTCGACGCCCGACGCGCAGGCCCTGCTCGCCGAGCTGGCCGCGGTGCGCGAGCAGGGGTGGGCCACCGACTTCGGCGGCCACGAGGAGTCCATCAACTGCATCGGCGCCCCCATCCGCGGCGCCGACGGCCGTACCGCCGCCGCCTGCTCCCTGTCGGCGCCGAACGTCGTCGTGACCGCGGACGAGCTGATGACCCTCCTCCCGCAGCTCCGCCGCACGGCGGCAGCGATCAGTGACGACTACTCCGGAAGAGTGCCCGCATGA
- a CDS encoding pyridoxal phosphate-dependent aminotransferase, which yields MQVIQSTKLANVCYDIRGPVLEEAMRREAAGHQILKLNIGNPAPFGFECPPEILEDLLRTAGSAHGYGDSKGILPARRAVMQHYQTKGIDLDVEDVFLGNGVSELIQMSMQALLNDGDEVLIPAPDYPLWTASVSLAGGTPVHYQCDEQADWMPDLDDIERRITDRTRALVVINPNNPTGAVYDAELMRGLTDIARRHGLVLCSDEIYDKILYDGATHAPTATYAPDLLVLTFNGLSKAYRVAGYRSGWLAVCGPKQDARSYLEGLTILANMRLCANVPAQHIVATALGGRQSIKDLILPGGRLLVQRDTAYDLLTQIPGVTCVKPKGALYAFPRLDPKVHKIKDDARFVLDLLRAENILLVQGTGFNWPRPDHFRIVTLLEKDGLTDAITRIGTFLDGYRQR from the coding sequence ATGCAGGTGATCCAGTCTACGAAGCTCGCCAACGTCTGCTACGACATCCGGGGCCCGGTGCTCGAAGAGGCGATGCGGCGCGAGGCAGCAGGTCACCAGATCCTCAAGCTCAACATCGGCAACCCGGCCCCCTTCGGCTTCGAGTGCCCCCCGGAGATCCTGGAGGACCTCCTCCGCACGGCCGGCAGCGCCCACGGCTACGGCGACTCCAAGGGCATCCTCCCCGCCCGCCGCGCCGTGATGCAGCACTACCAGACCAAGGGCATCGACCTCGACGTCGAGGACGTCTTCCTGGGCAACGGTGTCTCCGAGCTGATCCAGATGTCCATGCAGGCCCTCCTCAACGACGGCGACGAGGTCCTGATCCCGGCCCCTGACTACCCGCTGTGGACCGCCTCGGTCTCCCTGGCCGGCGGCACCCCGGTGCACTACCAGTGCGACGAGCAGGCCGACTGGATGCCCGACCTCGACGACATCGAGCGCCGCATCACGGACCGCACCCGCGCCCTGGTCGTCATCAACCCGAACAACCCCACCGGCGCCGTCTACGACGCCGAGCTGATGCGCGGGCTGACGGACATCGCCCGCCGCCACGGCCTGGTGCTGTGCTCCGACGAGATCTACGACAAGATCCTCTACGACGGCGCGACCCACGCCCCCACCGCCACCTACGCGCCGGACCTGCTGGTCCTCACCTTCAACGGCCTCTCCAAGGCGTACCGCGTGGCCGGCTACCGCAGCGGCTGGCTGGCCGTCTGCGGCCCGAAGCAGGACGCCCGCAGCTACCTGGAGGGCCTGACGATCCTGGCGAACATGCGCCTGTGCGCCAACGTCCCCGCCCAGCACATCGTCGCCACCGCCCTCGGCGGCCGCCAGTCGATCAAAGACCTGATCCTCCCGGGCGGCCGCCTCCTCGTCCAGCGCGACACCGCGTACGACCTGCTCACCCAGATCCCGGGCGTCACCTGCGTCAAACCCAAGGGCGCCCTCTACGCCTTCCCCCGCCTGGACCCCAAGGTCCACAAGATCAAGGACGACGCCCGCTTCGTCCTCGACCTCCTGCGCGCGGAGAACATCCTCCTGGTCCAGGGCACCGGCTTCAACTGGCCCCGCCCGGACCACTTCCGCATCGTCACCCTCCTCGAAAAGGACGGCCTGACGGACGCCATCACCCGCATCGGCACCTTCCTGGACGGCTACCGCCAGCGCTAG
- a CDS encoding thioredoxin domain-containing protein, translating into MATRLAHETSPYLLQHADNPVDWWPWSPAAFEEARRRDVPVLLSVGYASCHWCHVMARESFADEATAEELNAGFVSIKVDREERPDVDAVYMEAVQAATGQGGWPMTVFLTPDAEPFYFGTYFPPRPRGGMPSFRQVLQGVAAAWADRRGEVAEVAARVAADLAGRTLGAAEGGAPGAAEVHGALLELTKEFDAVRGGFGGAPKFPQPMVLEFLLRHHARTGSAAALEMVQATCEAMARGGIYDQLGGGFARYSVDAEWIVPHFEKMLYDNALLARVYAHLWRATGSELARRVALETADFMVRELRTEEGGFASALDADSDRPDGGGHAEGAYYVWTPGELREVLGAEDAALAGTYYGVPGAPEAATFEEGASVLQLPDTGVAFDAERIASVRERLAAARADRPRPFRDDKVVTAWNGLAIAALTEIGAYFDRPDLVDAAVAAADLLVRVHMTDGAGGPGTVARLVRTSRGGAAGGNAGVLEDYGDVAEGFLTLTAVTGEGTWLHLAGLMLDTVLDRFRGEGGTLYDTADDAEQLIRRPQDPTDNPTPSGWTASAAALLSYAAYTGSERHREAAEQALGIVAKLGPRAPRFVGWGLAAAEAALDGPREVAVVGSPEDPRRAELHRTALLSPAPGAVVATGPPAGTGEAPEAAATAESAAAQPAAALPEDPDAVPLLADRPLVDGAPAAYVCRHFVCAAPVTGPEELRAQLTPAAPAQG; encoded by the coding sequence ATGGCGACCCGACTCGCGCACGAGACCTCCCCGTACCTCCTGCAGCACGCCGACAACCCCGTCGACTGGTGGCCCTGGTCGCCGGCGGCCTTCGAGGAGGCGCGGCGGCGGGATGTGCCCGTGTTGTTGTCGGTGGGGTATGCCTCCTGTCACTGGTGTCATGTGATGGCGCGGGAGTCCTTCGCCGACGAGGCGACCGCCGAGGAGCTGAACGCCGGGTTCGTCAGCATCAAGGTCGACCGCGAGGAGCGGCCCGACGTCGACGCCGTGTACATGGAGGCGGTGCAGGCTGCCACCGGGCAGGGTGGGTGGCCGATGACGGTGTTTCTGACGCCCGATGCGGAGCCGTTCTACTTCGGGACGTACTTTCCGCCGCGGCCGCGGGGCGGGATGCCGTCGTTCCGGCAGGTGCTGCAGGGGGTTGCGGCGGCGTGGGCGGATCGGCGGGGGGAGGTTGCCGAGGTGGCGGCGCGGGTTGCCGCCGACCTTGCCGGGCGGACGCTCGGCGCGGCGGAGGGCGGGGCGCCCGGGGCGGCTGAGGTGCATGGGGCGCTGCTGGAGCTGACGAAGGAGTTCGACGCGGTACGGGGCGGGTTCGGCGGCGCGCCGAAGTTCCCGCAGCCGATGGTGCTGGAGTTCCTGCTGCGCCACCACGCCCGTACCGGCTCGGCGGCGGCGCTGGAGATGGTGCAGGCCACCTGCGAGGCGATGGCCCGCGGCGGCATCTACGACCAGCTCGGCGGCGGCTTCGCGCGCTACTCGGTCGACGCGGAATGGATCGTCCCGCACTTCGAGAAGATGCTGTACGACAACGCCCTGCTGGCCCGCGTCTACGCCCACCTCTGGCGCGCGACCGGCAGCGAGCTGGCCCGGCGGGTGGCGCTGGAGACCGCGGACTTCATGGTGCGCGAACTGCGCACCGAGGAGGGCGGCTTCGCCTCCGCGCTGGATGCCGACAGCGACCGGCCGGACGGCGGCGGGCACGCCGAGGGCGCGTACTACGTGTGGACGCCCGGCGAGCTGCGCGAGGTCCTCGGCGCGGAGGACGCGGCGCTGGCGGGTACGTACTACGGGGTGCCCGGGGCGCCGGAGGCGGCGACCTTCGAGGAGGGTGCCTCGGTGCTGCAACTGCCGGACACCGGGGTGGCGTTCGACGCCGAGCGGATCGCCTCCGTACGGGAGCGGCTGGCGGCGGCGCGGGCGGACCGGCCGCGGCCGTTCCGCGACGACAAGGTGGTCACGGCGTGGAACGGGCTGGCCATCGCCGCCCTCACCGAGATCGGTGCGTACTTCGACCGGCCGGACCTGGTCGACGCCGCGGTGGCCGCGGCGGATCTGCTGGTACGGGTGCACATGACGGACGGCGCCGGCGGGCCCGGCACGGTGGCCCGGCTCGTGCGCACCTCGCGCGGCGGTGCGGCCGGCGGCAACGCCGGTGTGCTGGAGGACTACGGGGACGTGGCGGAGGGCTTCCTCACGCTCACCGCCGTCACCGGCGAGGGCACGTGGCTGCACCTCGCAGGGCTGATGCTCGACACGGTGCTCGACCGGTTCCGGGGCGAGGGCGGCACGCTGTACGACACTGCCGACGACGCCGAACAGCTCATCCGGCGCCCCCAGGACCCGACGGACAACCCGACGCCGTCCGGCTGGACGGCATCCGCCGCGGCGCTGCTGTCCTACGCCGCTTACACCGGCAGCGAACGGCACCGCGAGGCCGCCGAACAGGCCCTCGGCATCGTGGCAAAGCTGGGCCCGCGGGCTCCCCGCTTCGTCGGCTGGGGCCTCGCGGCGGCGGAGGCGGCGCTGGACGGTCCCCGCGAGGTCGCCGTCGTGGGCTCCCCGGAGGACCCCCGCCGCGCGGAGCTCCACCGCACGGCCCTCCTCTCCCCCGCCCCCGGCGCGGTGGTCGCCACCGGGCCGCCCGCCGGTACGGGTGAGGCGCCGGAGGCGGCCGCGACCGCGGAATCCGCCGCGGCACAGCCCGCCGCCGCACTGCCCGAGGATCCGGACGCCGTCCCCCTCCTCGCGGACCGGCCCCTCGTCGACGGCGCTCCCGCCGCGTACGTCTGCCGCCACTTCGTCTGCGCCGCCCCGGTGACGGGGCCCGAAGAGCTACGCGCCCAGTTGACCCCGGCCGCACCCGCGCAGGGCTGA
- a CDS encoding RidA family protein — protein MSDKAQKTDVTPATHVPPPARFSAGVRKGNILQVAGQVGFLPAEEGKPPTPAGPDLRAQTEQTLSNVKAVLEEGGASWEDAVMIRVYLTDTAHFAEFNQIYDAYFAELEQPPAARTTVYVGLPAGLLVEIDCLAVLS, from the coding sequence ATGAGCGACAAGGCCCAGAAGACCGACGTCACCCCCGCCACCCACGTCCCGCCGCCGGCGCGCTTCTCCGCGGGCGTGCGCAAGGGCAACATCCTCCAGGTCGCAGGACAGGTCGGCTTCCTGCCGGCCGAGGAGGGCAAGCCGCCGACCCCGGCGGGCCCGGATCTGCGGGCACAGACCGAGCAGACGCTGTCCAACGTCAAGGCGGTGCTGGAGGAGGGCGGCGCGTCGTGGGAGGACGCGGTGATGATCCGCGTGTACCTCACCGACACCGCCCACTTCGCCGAGTTCAACCAGATCTACGACGCCTACTTCGCGGAGCTGGAGCAGCCGCCGGCGGCGCGTACGACCGTGTACGTCGGGCTGCCCGCCGGGCTGCTCGTGGAGATCGACTGCCTGGCCGTCCTCAGCTGA
- a CDS encoding TetR/AcrR family transcriptional regulator: MASSRTSAAPPVAASQAASVAEAGLGLRERKKLRTRQAIRQAAYRLIGKQGYEQTTVEQIAEAAEVSPSTVFRYFATKEDIILTDEYDPVLEQAILDRPADEPPLVALREAVVASLRLLYDEFRPEFVLRMQLVREVPALRAQMHQGMDQNVELLCRVLSERTGRPRDDFELRVVVGAIFGALTQVLFEWVDRGPDCDLVETVDRALAVLERGLTL, encoded by the coding sequence ATGGCCTCCTCCCGTACCTCCGCCGCCCCACCCGTCGCCGCCTCCCAGGCGGCTTCGGTCGCCGAGGCCGGGCTCGGTCTGCGCGAGCGCAAGAAGCTGCGCACCCGCCAGGCGATCCGGCAGGCGGCGTACCGGCTGATCGGGAAGCAGGGGTACGAGCAGACCACCGTCGAGCAGATCGCCGAGGCCGCCGAGGTCTCGCCGAGCACCGTCTTCCGGTACTTCGCGACCAAGGAGGACATCATCCTGACCGACGAGTACGACCCGGTGCTGGAGCAGGCCATCCTCGACCGGCCGGCGGACGAGCCGCCGCTCGTCGCGCTGCGGGAGGCGGTGGTCGCCTCGCTGCGGCTGCTCTACGACGAGTTCCGGCCCGAGTTCGTGCTGCGGATGCAGTTGGTGCGCGAGGTGCCGGCGCTGCGGGCGCAGATGCACCAGGGCATGGACCAGAACGTCGAGTTGCTGTGCAGGGTGCTCTCCGAGCGCACCGGGCGGCCGAGGGACGACTTCGAGCTCCGGGTGGTGGTGGGGGCCATCTTCGGGGCGCTGACGCAGGTGCTGTTCGAGTGGGTCGACCGGGGACCGGACTGCGACCTGGTGGAGACGGTCGACCGGGCGCTGGCGGTCCTGGAGCGCGGCCTGACGCTGTGA